CAAAAGGAGGACAAAAACATGTTGGTAAAAGCGGCGGTTGCAAAAGCTTTGGTAGGGACAGTGTTGGGAACCATGGTCGCAACGGGTTCTTTGGCACCGGATCATACAGCCCATGCTCAACACCACACGGTCAAAATTGAAGCAAAACAACAGGTACAAACGTTAACAAAGGAACGGGCAAAACTCATCGCGTTGAAATACCACAAGGGAACCGTAAAATGGGTTAAATTGAAAAAGGAAAAAGGGAAGGCTATTTATCACGTTTGTATTAAGGGAAAAGACGGTAAAGTGCGGCTGGTGAAATTGGATGCCAAAACCGGGAAGCTCTGCAAATAAATTATCCGACCAGTTCAGCTGACACGTAACCAGATCTGTCGAATACCCGACTTTGGTGATCAGCAATCATTTTTTGTACGTGCGATCGTCTTTAGCAAATCCTACCCTCTCATTGTAAAAGCGGAGAAAATGTGTTACC
This genomic window from Polycladomyces zharkentensis contains:
- a CDS encoding PepSY domain-containing protein, which translates into the protein MLVKAAVAKALVGTVLGTMVATGSLAPDHTAHAQHHTVKIEAKQQVQTLTKERAKLIALKYHKGTVKWVKLKKEKGKAIYHVCIKGKDGKVRLVKLDAKTGKLCK